The window TGCGGGCGCGTTCCCCTGGGGTTCCCGACGTTTTTTCTAATTTCTGAAATCCTATGTCCGAGTCGTGGAAGAACTCAAGAACGAAAAGCGGGCAATACTGCTCGATCTCTATCCAACGAGAGCAAGCATGGGTCCTGGCTCTTCGGGCAAATCAAACGATCTTCTGTTCCACCGCGATGCGGATGAGCTGCATTGGCGTGCGGGCGCTGAACTTGGTCCGCAGCGAGGCGCAAGTCATGGCGACAGTCTTATAGGAGACGTCGATGAGGGCGGCGATCTCCGACATGCTCTTGCCCTTGGCGAGCAGCCGCAAAACTTCGCGCTCGCGCGGCGTCAACGACGCTCCAGCCTCACCGGCTCCGACGCGCAAAAACGCAATTTTCTGTGCCATTTCCGCGCCTAACGCATGTCCGCCCTGGTGGACGGCACGGATGGCACTGAGAAAATCCTGCGGATCGTCACTCTTGCTGAAGTAGCCGCGTGCACCGCACTCGATCGCCTGGGCGGCAAACATCGGGTCGTCGTTCATGCTGAACATCAAGAGGCGTGCACCGGGCGAGCGCGCGACGATCCGGCGGGCGAGCTCGAAGCCGGAGACGTCTGGCAGATTGATGTCGATGACGGTGACATCCGGCCGTTCGCTGGCATGCACCGTCTGGGCGGTCGCCGCATCGCGCGCTTCCAGCATGTCCATGTCGTCCGCCTCGGCGAGCAGCGCTCTGCACCCGGAGAGGACGATTGGGTGATCATCTACGACAAGCACTTTCACGGGGCGGCTCATTCCAGTTTAATCATGAAATTATATAACATAGCATGGTGAGAAGTTTAAACCGGGAATTTTCAGCCCCAGCAGCCGACGCGTGGCAAATCGCAGGAGCATGCATGTCCATTCGCTTCCGCCTCAATGCCTTGTTCATCGGACTGCTCTCGCTTGCGCTGATCTCGTTCGTGCTCGTGATGTTCGTCAACGCCGGGCCGCGCATTCACGCCGAAAACGACAGTATCATGCGGCTTGCGAGGGAGTTCGTCGAAACGACGATCGAGAGCTTGCAAGGCACGACCGATCCGGGCGCACGGCTCGAGGTATTGCTCGAAGGCCTGAAGGATCTGCGCCACGTTCGCATCTATCGCGCCGGCGATCCTGCGGCGGCGCAGACAGCGCAGCAACCTGCAGGAGGTGACGCGCCGGCTTGGCTCAGTGAGATGGCGGAGCCGTCCCCCGGGGTGGAAATCCCCGTTCGCGTGAACGGTCAGGACTTCGGCAATCTGGTCATTGCGCCGCGCGCCGACCATGAAGCGGAGGAGATATGGGAGTCCATCGAGACGATGACCGTCGTCGGCGGCGGACTGGCCATAGCCACGGTATTGCTCATGAGCCTACTCATAGGACACTTGTTGAAGCCCATCCGCACGGTCGGCGATGCTCTGATGACGCTCGACAGCGGACGGTATGACGTCGAGGTGCCCGAGGCGGGACCGCCGGAGATCGCCGATATCTGCCGCAAGCTGAACCGTCTGGCGGCGACGCTGGAAAGCACCATTTCCGAGAACCGGCGCCTAGCCGAACGCATCATCAGCGTGCAAGACGAGGAGCGCAAAGATCTCGCGCGTGAACTACACGACGAACTTGGTCCATACCTCTTCGCGATCCGGGCGGCGGTCACGGCGCTC of the Hyphomicrobium album genome contains:
- a CDS encoding response regulator transcription factor, whose product is MKVLVVDDHPIVLSGCRALLAEADDMDMLEARDAATAQTVHASERPDVTVIDINLPDVSGFELARRIVARSPGARLLMFSMNDDPMFAAQAIECGARGYFSKSDDPQDFLSAIRAVHQGGHALGAEMAQKIAFLRVGAGEAGASLTPREREVLRLLAKGKSMSEIAALIDVSYKTVAMTCASLRTKFSARTPMQLIRIAVEQKIV
- a CDS encoding histidine kinase, whose translation is MSIRFRLNALFIGLLSLALISFVLVMFVNAGPRIHAENDSIMRLAREFVETTIESLQGTTDPGARLEVLLEGLKDLRHVRIYRAGDPAAAQTAQQPAGGDAPAWLSEMAEPSPGVEIPVRVNGQDFGNLVIAPRADHEAEEIWESIETMTVVGGGLAIATVLLMSLLIGHLLKPIRTVGDALMTLDSGRYDVEVPEAGPPEIADICRKLNRLAATLESTISENRRLAERIISVQDEERKDLARELHDELGPYLFAIRAAVTALKTELKRGGNDLTKPLHTCDQLVERVEMIQRVNRRVLQKLRPMGLEEFGLKAKLKSLVALMQENHLEATINLDVADDLPPCDQTSNLTIYRVVQEGVTNAFKHANASIIDICVAPAGNQIAQSRHADLQRQVIRVSVSDDGRGLPDALKPSYGIAGMSERVQASGGEIRLTNRAGGGATLEAWIPVSAPELETGTSRQQSTALG